Proteins from one Limanda limanda chromosome 4, fLimLim1.1, whole genome shotgun sequence genomic window:
- the LOC133000431 gene encoding guanine nucleotide-binding protein G(i) subunit alpha-2, producing MGCTVSAEDKAAAERSKMIDKNLREDGEKAAREVKLLLLGAGESGKSTIVKQMKIIHEDGYSEDECKQYRAVVYSNTIQSIMAIVKAMVSLKIDYINPSRADDAQQLFALSAAAEEQGLLPGDLASVIRRLWGDNGIQGCFARSREYQLNDSAAYYLNDLERIAKSDYIPSQQDVLRTRVKTTGIVETHFTFKELHFKMFDVGGQRSERKKWIHCFEGVTAIIFCVALSAYDLVLAEDEEMNRMHESMKLFDSICNNKWFTETSIILFLNKKDLFEEKITSSPLAICFPEYTGANKFDEAASYIQTRFEDLNKKKDTKEIYTHFTCATDTKNVQFVFDAVTDVIIKNNLKDCGLF from the exons ATGGGCTGCACGGTGAGCGCCGAGGACAAGGCGGCCGCGGAGAGGTCAAAGATGATCGACAAGAACCTGCgagaggacggagagaaggCAGCCAGAGAAGTGAAGCTGCTCCTGTTAG GTGCAGGCGAGTCTGGGAAGAGCACCATTGTAAAGCAGATGAA GATCATCCATGAAGATGGCTACTCAGAAGACGAGTGTAAGCAGTACCGGGCGGTGGTTTACAGTAACACCATCCAATCCATTATGGCCATTGTTAAGGCAATGGTCAGTCTCAAGATAGACTACATTAACCCATCCAGAGCG gacgaTGCCCAGCAGCTCTTTGCCCTGTCTGCAGCAGCCGAGGAGCAGGGCCTGCTCCCCGGCGACCTGGCCAGTGTGATCAGGCGACTGTGGGGCGACAACGGGATCCAGGGCTGCTTTGCAAGGTCGCGAGAATACCAACTCAACGACTCTGCAGCATA ttaCCTGAACGACCTGGAGAGGATAGCTAAATCAGATTATATCCCCAGCCAGCAGGATGTGCTGCGAACTCGGGTCAAGACCACAGGCATTGTGGAGACTCACTTCACTTTCAAGGAGCTGCACTTCAA GATGTTTGATGTGGGGGGCCAGCgctcagagagaaagaagtggaTCCACTGTTTTGAAGGAGTCACAGCCATCATCTTCTGCGTTGCACTGAGTGCTTACGACCTGGTGCTggctgaggatgaggagatg AATCGAATGCATGAGAGCATGAAGCTGTTTGACTCCATCTGCAACAACAAGTGGTTCACCGAGAcctccatcatcctcttcctcaacaAGAAGGATCTCTTTGAGGAGAAGATCACTAGCAGCCCTCTCGCCATCTGCTTCCCAGAGTACACAG GAGCCAACAAGTTTGACGAAGCCGCCAGTTACATTCAGACCAGGTTCGAGGACCTGAACAAGAAGAAAGACACCAAGGAGATCTACACCCACTTCACCTGTGCCACTGACACCAAGAACGTGCAGTTTGTCTTCGACGCCGTCACCGACGTCATTATTAAGAACAACCTGAAAGACTGTGGTCTTTTCTAA